The Ascochyta rabiei chromosome 10, complete sequence genome has a window encoding:
- a CDS encoding ethionine resistance protein, with protein sequence MENDDKAPSWIPRLFKTTSSTKAGMKPNERSPLLPPSQQEEWSTAESYELEDGSNTRLQLVLQEFWVLFKGSIPVVLAYALQNSLQTVSVLIVGRLSPEALATAAFSYMFAMATGWLVALGGTTAIDTLASASFTGSKNRHDLGIILQRAFVVLLLFYIPIAILWVCSAPLFRALGQEEYIARDSAKFLTVLAPGGIGYIFFEALKKYMQAQEIMRPGTYVLLITSPLSAGLNYLFVYTFDMGLLGAPLATGIAYWASFLLLLAYARFVNGWECWGGWDRKCLQNTWVFARLAFLGVIHVGTEWWAFEIVALVAGKLGTIPLAAQSVIMTTDQVMNTIPFGVGVATSSRVGNLLGARNAKGAARAANTAAVLSMVLGALVLAVLMGVKDFYAKIFNDDIEVIRLTAKVMPYVALFQIADGLNGSCGGALRGMGRQHVGATVNIVSYYCGALPLGIWLAFNGWGLAGLWVGQCIALYLVGFAEWAIVAWSNWDHQVKKAFERMDSDDRAELGVSEEVVTNTIHNQRL encoded by the exons ATGGAGAACGATGACAAGGCTCCGTCTTGGATTCCAAGACTGTTCAAAACAACTTCGAGTACAAAGGCAGGCATGAAACCAAACGAAAGGTCACCCCTCCTTCCGCCATCACAGCAGGAGGAGTGGTCGACGGCCGAAAGCTACGAGCTCGAAGATGGTTCTAACACCAGGCTTCAGCTTGTGCTGCAAGAGTTTTGGGTGTTGTTCAAGGGATCCATCCCGGTGGTCCTAGCATACGCCCTTCAGAACTCCCTGCAGACAGTGTCAGTGCTGATTGTAGGGCGCCTGTCACCAGAAGCTCTTGCGACAGCTGCATTCTCCTACATGTTCGCTATGGCTACCGGATGGCTCGTTGCTCTTGGAGGCACTACGGCAATTGACACCCTTGCCTCTGCAAGTTTTACAGGAAGCAAGAATCGCCACGATCTAGGTATCATCCTGCAGCGCGCTTTCGTGGTGCTCTTACTGTTCTACATACCTATTGCTATCCTTTGGGTTTGCTCGGCTCCATTGTTCAGGGCTTTGGGTCAAGAGGAGTACATTGCACGAGATTCAGCAAAGTTTCTTACAGTCCTCGCTCCAGGTGGAATCGGCTATATCTTCTTTGAAGCTCTGAAGAAATACATGCAAGCCCAAG AAATCATGCGGCCAGGTACCTACGTCCTCTTGATCACTTCCCCACTCAGTGCAGGACTGAACTACCTCTTCGTTTACACCTTTGATATGGGGCTCCTCGGCGCACCGCTCGCTACCGGAATTGCCTATTGGGCTTCATTCCTACTTCTCCTCGCATATGCACGCTTTGTCAATGGATGGGAATGCTGGGGAGGGTGGGATCGCAAGTGCTTGCAGAATACCTGGGTCTTTGCACGCCTAGCCTTTCTTGGTGTCATCCATGTCGGCACTGAATGGTGGGCATTCGAAATTGTCGCTCTGGTTGCAGGAAAGCTCGGGACAATACCGCTGGCTGCACAGAGCGTCATTATGACCACCGATCAGGTCATGAACACAATTCCGTTTGGAGTCGGAGTCGCTACATCCTCACGAGTCGGTAATCTTCTGGGTGCTCGCAACGCCAAAGGCGCCGCAAGAGCAGCTAACACGGCAGCAGTTTTGAGTATGGTTCTGGGCGCACTCGTTCTGGCTGTTCTCATGGGAGTCAAAGACTTCTACGCAAAGATTTTCAACGACGACATCGAGGTCATTCGGCTGACTGCGAAAGTCATGCCGTATGTGGCTCTCTTCCAGATTGCAGATGGACTCAACGGAAGCTGCGGCGGGGCTCTGAGGGGTATGGGCAGACAACACGTCGGAGCGACCGTCAATATTGTCAGTTATTACTGTGGAGCTTTGCCACTCGGCATCTGGCTTGCCTTCAATGGTTGGGGGTTGGCCGGCTTGTGGGTCGGCCAATGCATTGCTCTCTATCTCGTAGGCTTTGCCGAGTGGGCCATCGTGGCGTGGAGCAACTGGGATCACCAAGTCAAGAAGGCTTTTGAGAGAATGGATTCGGATGACCGTGCAGAGTTGGGCGTCTCGGAAGAAGTCGTAACGAACACCATTCACAACCAGAGATTGTAG